The Impatiens glandulifera chromosome 3, dImpGla2.1, whole genome shotgun sequence genome contains a region encoding:
- the LOC124932279 gene encoding cytochrome P450 94A2-like, translated as MMMMLNLELYSSLFLTLFLFVLFQFKSSFTNNPKNLPRSFPFIGSIFAINANKERVVQWTSELALASPSHTFVINHPIGRRVAYTANPANIRHILRTHFNNYQKGENFRIAAADFLGDGIFNADGEKWKSQRLVALHEFNTRSLRKFIEQVVETELSDRLIPILSAAAANNTVLDFQDILQRFTFDNICKIAFGYDPAYLSPSLPIEKFPHAFEEADRITNERLQSFHPCIWRLKRYLDVGSEKDLRVAVNQVRDFAKHMIKEKNKELKENASSLLNSVDLLSRFLSSGHSDENFVTDIVISFILAGRETASAALVWFFWLISKHENVEHQILREIISTEENSDQSNMYEEVKEMVYTHAALSESMRLYPPVPINRKEVMNDDILPDGTVVKRGMWVIYLPFAMGRSEEIWGNDWAEFRPERWLKEDPVTGGRKFVAKDSFEYPVFQAGPRICIGKEMGFLQMKSIAAGVLRQFKVVPVVTEDNKGGRYITHLTSKMKGGFPVRIEERKV; from the coding sequence atgatgatgatgttgaattTAGAGCTCTATAGCTCACTTTTCTTGACTCTGTTCCTCTTCGTCTTGTTTCAATTCAAGTCTAGTTTCACCAACAATCCTAAGAACCTTCCGAGATCTTTTCCCTTCATTGGCTCCATTTTCGCCATTAACGCTAACAAGGAACGAGTTGTTCAATGGACTTCCGAATTAGCACTGGCTTCGCCGTCGCACACCTTCGTCATCAACCATCCCATCGGCCGACGAGTAGCTTACACCGCAAATCCAGCTAATATCCGTCATATCTTAAGAACCCATTTCAATAACTACCAAAAAGGCGAAAACTTCCGCATCGCTGCCGCCGATTTCCTCGGGGACGGAATCTTCAACGCCGACGGCGAGAAATGGAAGTCCCAGAGACTGGTGGCGCTCCACGAATTCAATACCAGGTCCCTCAGGAAGTTCATTGAGCAGGTGGTGGAAACCGAACTCTCCGATCGTCTCATCCCCATCCtctccgccgccgccgccaacAACACCGTCCTCGATTTCCAGGACATTCTGCAGCGATTCACGTTCGACAATATCTGTAAGATCGCCTTCGGATACGACCCCGCTTACCTATCTCCTTCTCTCCCGATAGAGAAATTCCCTCACGCCTTCGAAGAAGCAGATCGAATCACCAACGAGAGACTCCAATCGTTCCACCCCTGCATCTGGAGACTAAAGAGATATCTCGACGTTGGATCAGAGAAGGACCTCCGGGTTGCAGTCAATCAGGTACGAGATTTCGCGAAACACatgattaaagaaaaaaacaaggAATTGAAAGAGAATGCGTCGTCGCTGCTCAACTCCGTAGATCTTCTGTCGAGATTCTTAAGTTCAGGGCATTCAGATGAGAACTTTGTAACGGACATAGTCATCAGCTTCATCTTAGCTGGTCGAGAAACCGCGTCAGCTGCTTTGGTATGGTTCTTCTGGCTCATCTCCAAACATGAAAATGTGGAACACCAGATCCTAAGAGAGATCATCAGTACAGAGGAAAATTCCGATCAATCGAACATGTACGAGGAAGTTAAGGAAATGGTGTACACGCATGCCGCGTTAAGCGAAAGCATGAGATTATACCCGCCGGTGCCCATAAACCGTAAGGAGGTAATGAATGATGATATTCTTCCGGATGGGACGGTCGTGAAAAGAGGGATGTGGGTGATTTACCTCCCATTCGCGATGGGAAGATCAGAGGAGATTTGGGGGAATGATTGGGCGGAGTTCCGTCCTGAACGGTGGCTCAAGGAAGATCCGGTCACCGGGGGACGAAAATTCGTGGCAAAGGATTCTTTCGAGTATCCTGTGTTTCAAGCAGGTCCCAGGATTTGTATTGGGAAGGAGATGGGGTTTTTGCAGATGAAGTCGATTGCCGCCGGCGTCCTGCGACAGTTCAAGGTGGTTCCGGTGGTGACTGAGGACAACAAAGGCGGGAGGTATATAACTCATCTGACATCCAAGATGAAAGGAGGGTTTCCTGTTAGGATTGAAGAACGCAAGGTTTAG